One genomic segment of Odocoileus virginianus isolate 20LAN1187 ecotype Illinois chromosome 33, Ovbor_1.2, whole genome shotgun sequence includes these proteins:
- the POLR2J gene encoding DNA-directed RNA polymerase II subunit RPB11-a: MNAPPAFESFLLFEGEKKITINKDTKVPNACLFTINKEDHTLGNIIKSQLLKDPQVLFAGYKVPHPLEHKIIIRVQTTPDYSPQEAFTNAITDLISELSLLEERFRVAIKDKQEGIE; this comes from the exons ATGAACGCCCCTCCCGCCTTCGAGTCGTTCTTGCTCTTCGAGGGCGAGAAGAA GATCACCATTAACAAGGACACCAAAGTGCCCAATGCCTGTTTGTTCACCATCAACAAGGAGGACCACACACTAGGAAACATCATTAAATC GCAGCTGCTCAAGGACCCACAGGTGCTGTTTGCTGGCTACAAAGTCCCACACCCCTTGGAGCACAAGATCATCATCCGGGTGCAGACCACGCCGGATTACAGCCCCCAGGAGGCCTTCACCAACGCCATCACCGACCTCATCAGTGAACTGTCCCTGCTGGAAGAGCGCTTCCGG GTGGCCATCAAGGACAAGCAGGAAGGCATCGAGTAG
- the LRWD1 gene encoding leucine-rich repeat and WD repeat-containing protein 1 isoform X3, translated as MAPLSTRLLIQRGRPKSDRLGKIRSLDLSGLNLLSEDLDIKLLSRLKQLQELDLSDNQLETLPADLGLPHLQVLHCANNQLSDITPLCQFRQLEELGLEGNPFLTVSDSLKVTFLLPELRKFNGKDASTTRSKAENLNRELTTRVRMISEELVASGGPHMREADTPEGRHKATATQEPRARPVALRRPGDTPLSLSPEKRVCTSPLGPVEGSLVGSDSGQLEPLHFLQCHSKNNSPSDLKTQLWACAFEPAWDEGQAGATSQTVATCGGEAVCVIDCQTGLVLHKYKVPGEEFFSVAWTALTVVTQAGHKKRWNVLAAAGLRGLVRLLHVQAGFCCGLIRGHKKAIATLCFSPTHETHLFTASYDKRIILWDIGTPNQDYEFQASHLLTLDTTSTPLRLCPVAPCPDAYLLAGCESGCCCWDVRLDQPQKRRVCEVEFIFSEDSEASGQRVDGLAFVNEDVVASKGSTPGTICLWSWSQTWQGRGSQPTVAVVVLALLQWSPTILAYFSLSTCPDKGLVLCGDEQGSVWIYDVRPLLAQCSPPQVAVQAPTQILKWPQPQALGQMVTKTMVNTVVANPTFTYLTALTDSNIVAIWRRCEP; from the exons CCTGTCAGGGCTGAATCTGCTCTCAGAGGACCTGGACATCAAGCTCCTGAGTCGCTTGAAGCAGCTACAAGAGCTGGACCTCTCCGACAACCAACTGGAAACGCTGCCCGCCGACCTGGGCCTTCCCCACCTGCAGGTCCTCCACTGCGCCAACAACCAGCTGAGCGACATCACCCCCCTCTGCCAGTTCCGGCAACTTGAGGAGCTCGGCCTGGAGGGCAACCCCTTCCTGACA GTCAGTGACAGCCTGAAAGTCACCTTCCTCCTGCCCGAGCTCCGTAAGTTCAACGGCAAGGATGCTTCCACCACTCGCTCCAAGGCGGAGAACCTGAACCGGGAGCTAACCACCAGG GTGCGAATGATCTCTGAGGAGCTGGTGGCCTCTGGTGGACCCCACATGCGTGAGGCAGACACACCAGAGGGGCGCCACAAAGCCACAGCTACCCAGGAGCCCAGG GCCAGGCCAGTGGCCTTGAGGCGGCCAGGTGACACCCCACTCAGCCTCTCCCCCGAGAAGCGGGTGTGCACCTCCCCGTTGGGCCCGGTGGAGGGCAGCCTTGTGGGCTCTGACAGTGGCCAG CTGGAGCCCCTGCACTTCCTGCAATGCCACAGCAAGAACAACAGCCCCAGCGACCTGAAAACCCAGCTCTGGGCCTGCGCCTTCGAGCCGGCCTGGGACGAGG GGCAGGCAGGGGCCACATCCCAGACCGTGGCCACATGTGGCGGGGAGGCCGTGTGTGTGATCGACTGCCAGACGGGCCTTGTGCTGCACAAGTACAAGGTGCCTGGTGAG gagTTCTTCTCCGTGGCCTGGACCGCCCTGACGGTGGTCACACAGGCCGGCCACAAGAAGCGCTGGAACGTGTTGGCAGCCGCGGGCCTGCGTGGGCTGGTCCGGCTGCTGCACGTGCAGGCCGGCTTCTGCTGTGGGCTCATCCGGGGCCACAAGAAGGCCATCGCCACCCTCTGCTTCAGCCCCACCCATGAGACCCACCTCTTCA CGGCCTCCTACGACAAGCGCATCATCCTCTGGGACATTGGGACACCCAACCAGGACTATGAATTCCAGGCCAG CCACCTGCTCACACTGGATACCACCTCCACCCCGCTGCGCCTCTGCCCTGTTGCCCCCTGCCCGGATGCCTACCTGCTGGCTGGCTGCGagagtggctgctgctgctgggacGTGCGGCTGGACCAGCCCCAGAAGAGGAG GGTGTGTGAAGTCGAGTTCATCTTCTCCGAGGACTCTGAGGCATCGGGACAGAGGGTGGACGGGCTGGCGTTCGTGAACGAGGATGTCGTGG CCTCCAAGGGGAGCACCCCGGGCACCATCTGCCTGTGGAGCTGGAGCCAGACATGGCAGGGCCGGGGCAGCCAGCCCACGGTGGCCGTGGTGGTCCTGGCTCTGCTGCAGTGGTCGCCCACCATCCTGGCCTACTTCTCCCTCAGCACCTGTCCTG ACAAGGGGCTTGTGCTCTGCGGGGACGAGCAGGGCAGCGTGTGGATCTACGACGTCAGGCCCCTCCTGGCGCAGTGCTCCCCGCCGCAAGTCGCCGTGCAGGCCCCCACGCAG ATCCTTAAGTGGCCCCAGCCCCAGGCGCTGGGCCAGATGGTGACCAAGACGATGGTGAACACAGTGGTGGCCAACCCCACCTTTACCTACCTCACGGCGCTGACCGACTCCAACATCGTCGCCATCTGGAGGAGGTGCGAGCCCTGA
- the LRWD1 gene encoding leucine-rich repeat and WD repeat-containing protein 1 isoform X2: MAPLSTRLLIQRGRPKSDRLGKIRSLDLSGLNLLSEDLDIKLLSRLKQLQELDLSDNQLETLPADLGLPHLQVLHCANNQLSDITPLCQFRQLEELGLEGNPFLTVSDSLKVTFLLPELRKFNGKDASTTRSKAENLNRELTTRVAAHWKKFMAALSPEEQAEAQADFVESAVMSIRYGPLSLSEFTQWRVRMISEELVASGGPHMREADTPEGRHKATATQEPRLEPLHFLQCHSKNNSPSDLKTQLWACAFEPAWDEGQAGATSQTVATCGGEAVCVIDCQTGLVLHKYKVPGEEFFSVAWTALTVVTQAGHKKRWNVLAAAGLRGLVRLLHVQAGFCCGLIRGHKKAIATLCFSPTHETHLFTASYDKRIILWDIGTPNQDYEFQASHLLTLDTTSTPLRLCPVAPCPDAYLLAGCESGCCCWDVRLDQPQKRRVCEVEFIFSEDSEASGQRVDGLAFVNEDVVASKGSTPGTICLWSWSQTWQGRGSQPTVAVVVLALLQWSPTILAYFSLSTCPDKGLVLCGDEQGSVWIYDVRPLLAQCSPPQVAVQAPTQILKWPQPQALGQMVTKTMVNTVVANPTFTYLTALTDSNIVAIWRRCEP; the protein is encoded by the exons CCTGTCAGGGCTGAATCTGCTCTCAGAGGACCTGGACATCAAGCTCCTGAGTCGCTTGAAGCAGCTACAAGAGCTGGACCTCTCCGACAACCAACTGGAAACGCTGCCCGCCGACCTGGGCCTTCCCCACCTGCAGGTCCTCCACTGCGCCAACAACCAGCTGAGCGACATCACCCCCCTCTGCCAGTTCCGGCAACTTGAGGAGCTCGGCCTGGAGGGCAACCCCTTCCTGACA GTCAGTGACAGCCTGAAAGTCACCTTCCTCCTGCCCGAGCTCCGTAAGTTCAACGGCAAGGATGCTTCCACCACTCGCTCCAAGGCGGAGAACCTGAACCGGGAGCTAACCACCAGG GTCGCAGCTCACTGGAAGAAGTTCATGGCCGCACTGAGCCCAGAGGAGCAGGCAGAGGCCCAGGCAGACTTTGTGGAGTCGGCTGTCATGAGCATCCGCTACGGGCCCCTGTCCCTCAGCGAATTCACCCAGTGGCGG GTGCGAATGATCTCTGAGGAGCTGGTGGCCTCTGGTGGACCCCACATGCGTGAGGCAGACACACCAGAGGGGCGCCACAAAGCCACAGCTACCCAGGAGCCCAGG CTGGAGCCCCTGCACTTCCTGCAATGCCACAGCAAGAACAACAGCCCCAGCGACCTGAAAACCCAGCTCTGGGCCTGCGCCTTCGAGCCGGCCTGGGACGAGG GGCAGGCAGGGGCCACATCCCAGACCGTGGCCACATGTGGCGGGGAGGCCGTGTGTGTGATCGACTGCCAGACGGGCCTTGTGCTGCACAAGTACAAGGTGCCTGGTGAG gagTTCTTCTCCGTGGCCTGGACCGCCCTGACGGTGGTCACACAGGCCGGCCACAAGAAGCGCTGGAACGTGTTGGCAGCCGCGGGCCTGCGTGGGCTGGTCCGGCTGCTGCACGTGCAGGCCGGCTTCTGCTGTGGGCTCATCCGGGGCCACAAGAAGGCCATCGCCACCCTCTGCTTCAGCCCCACCCATGAGACCCACCTCTTCA CGGCCTCCTACGACAAGCGCATCATCCTCTGGGACATTGGGACACCCAACCAGGACTATGAATTCCAGGCCAG CCACCTGCTCACACTGGATACCACCTCCACCCCGCTGCGCCTCTGCCCTGTTGCCCCCTGCCCGGATGCCTACCTGCTGGCTGGCTGCGagagtggctgctgctgctgggacGTGCGGCTGGACCAGCCCCAGAAGAGGAG GGTGTGTGAAGTCGAGTTCATCTTCTCCGAGGACTCTGAGGCATCGGGACAGAGGGTGGACGGGCTGGCGTTCGTGAACGAGGATGTCGTGG CCTCCAAGGGGAGCACCCCGGGCACCATCTGCCTGTGGAGCTGGAGCCAGACATGGCAGGGCCGGGGCAGCCAGCCCACGGTGGCCGTGGTGGTCCTGGCTCTGCTGCAGTGGTCGCCCACCATCCTGGCCTACTTCTCCCTCAGCACCTGTCCTG ACAAGGGGCTTGTGCTCTGCGGGGACGAGCAGGGCAGCGTGTGGATCTACGACGTCAGGCCCCTCCTGGCGCAGTGCTCCCCGCCGCAAGTCGCCGTGCAGGCCCCCACGCAG ATCCTTAAGTGGCCCCAGCCCCAGGCGCTGGGCCAGATGGTGACCAAGACGATGGTGAACACAGTGGTGGCCAACCCCACCTTTACCTACCTCACGGCGCTGACCGACTCCAACATCGTCGCCATCTGGAGGAGGTGCGAGCCCTGA
- the LRWD1 gene encoding leucine-rich repeat and WD repeat-containing protein 1 isoform X1 has product MAPLSTRLLIQRGRPKSDRLGKIRSLDLSGLNLLSEDLDIKLLSRLKQLQELDLSDNQLETLPADLGLPHLQVLHCANNQLSDITPLCQFRQLEELGLEGNPFLTVSDSLKVTFLLPELRKFNGKDASTTRSKAENLNRELTTRVAAHWKKFMAALSPEEQAEAQADFVESAVMSIRYGPLSLSEFTQWRVRMISEELVASGGPHMREADTPEGRHKATATQEPRARPVALRRPGDTPLSLSPEKRVCTSPLGPVEGSLVGSDSGQLEPLHFLQCHSKNNSPSDLKTQLWACAFEPAWDEGQAGATSQTVATCGGEAVCVIDCQTGLVLHKYKVPGEEFFSVAWTALTVVTQAGHKKRWNVLAAAGLRGLVRLLHVQAGFCCGLIRGHKKAIATLCFSPTHETHLFTASYDKRIILWDIGTPNQDYEFQASHLLTLDTTSTPLRLCPVAPCPDAYLLAGCESGCCCWDVRLDQPQKRRVCEVEFIFSEDSEASGQRVDGLAFVNEDVVASKGSTPGTICLWSWSQTWQGRGSQPTVAVVVLALLQWSPTILAYFSLSTCPDKGLVLCGDEQGSVWIYDVRPLLAQCSPPQVAVQAPTQILKWPQPQALGQMVTKTMVNTVVANPTFTYLTALTDSNIVAIWRRCEP; this is encoded by the exons CCTGTCAGGGCTGAATCTGCTCTCAGAGGACCTGGACATCAAGCTCCTGAGTCGCTTGAAGCAGCTACAAGAGCTGGACCTCTCCGACAACCAACTGGAAACGCTGCCCGCCGACCTGGGCCTTCCCCACCTGCAGGTCCTCCACTGCGCCAACAACCAGCTGAGCGACATCACCCCCCTCTGCCAGTTCCGGCAACTTGAGGAGCTCGGCCTGGAGGGCAACCCCTTCCTGACA GTCAGTGACAGCCTGAAAGTCACCTTCCTCCTGCCCGAGCTCCGTAAGTTCAACGGCAAGGATGCTTCCACCACTCGCTCCAAGGCGGAGAACCTGAACCGGGAGCTAACCACCAGG GTCGCAGCTCACTGGAAGAAGTTCATGGCCGCACTGAGCCCAGAGGAGCAGGCAGAGGCCCAGGCAGACTTTGTGGAGTCGGCTGTCATGAGCATCCGCTACGGGCCCCTGTCCCTCAGCGAATTCACCCAGTGGCGG GTGCGAATGATCTCTGAGGAGCTGGTGGCCTCTGGTGGACCCCACATGCGTGAGGCAGACACACCAGAGGGGCGCCACAAAGCCACAGCTACCCAGGAGCCCAGG GCCAGGCCAGTGGCCTTGAGGCGGCCAGGTGACACCCCACTCAGCCTCTCCCCCGAGAAGCGGGTGTGCACCTCCCCGTTGGGCCCGGTGGAGGGCAGCCTTGTGGGCTCTGACAGTGGCCAG CTGGAGCCCCTGCACTTCCTGCAATGCCACAGCAAGAACAACAGCCCCAGCGACCTGAAAACCCAGCTCTGGGCCTGCGCCTTCGAGCCGGCCTGGGACGAGG GGCAGGCAGGGGCCACATCCCAGACCGTGGCCACATGTGGCGGGGAGGCCGTGTGTGTGATCGACTGCCAGACGGGCCTTGTGCTGCACAAGTACAAGGTGCCTGGTGAG gagTTCTTCTCCGTGGCCTGGACCGCCCTGACGGTGGTCACACAGGCCGGCCACAAGAAGCGCTGGAACGTGTTGGCAGCCGCGGGCCTGCGTGGGCTGGTCCGGCTGCTGCACGTGCAGGCCGGCTTCTGCTGTGGGCTCATCCGGGGCCACAAGAAGGCCATCGCCACCCTCTGCTTCAGCCCCACCCATGAGACCCACCTCTTCA CGGCCTCCTACGACAAGCGCATCATCCTCTGGGACATTGGGACACCCAACCAGGACTATGAATTCCAGGCCAG CCACCTGCTCACACTGGATACCACCTCCACCCCGCTGCGCCTCTGCCCTGTTGCCCCCTGCCCGGATGCCTACCTGCTGGCTGGCTGCGagagtggctgctgctgctgggacGTGCGGCTGGACCAGCCCCAGAAGAGGAG GGTGTGTGAAGTCGAGTTCATCTTCTCCGAGGACTCTGAGGCATCGGGACAGAGGGTGGACGGGCTGGCGTTCGTGAACGAGGATGTCGTGG CCTCCAAGGGGAGCACCCCGGGCACCATCTGCCTGTGGAGCTGGAGCCAGACATGGCAGGGCCGGGGCAGCCAGCCCACGGTGGCCGTGGTGGTCCTGGCTCTGCTGCAGTGGTCGCCCACCATCCTGGCCTACTTCTCCCTCAGCACCTGTCCTG ACAAGGGGCTTGTGCTCTGCGGGGACGAGCAGGGCAGCGTGTGGATCTACGACGTCAGGCCCCTCCTGGCGCAGTGCTCCCCGCCGCAAGTCGCCGTGCAGGCCCCCACGCAG ATCCTTAAGTGGCCCCAGCCCCAGGCGCTGGGCCAGATGGTGACCAAGACGATGGTGAACACAGTGGTGGCCAACCCCACCTTTACCTACCTCACGGCGCTGACCGACTCCAACATCGTCGCCATCTGGAGGAGGTGCGAGCCCTGA